ACAATACTGACATCTGCGGATATGAGTGCAACACATGATCCAGCATAAGGCAAGCTTTATCAAAGCATCAGAGACTAACATTTCACAGAGGCCACAGAAAGCATGGATAATCTGCAGCACAACAATGAGATGCGGGCATCTTCAGCTTACTGCGCTATGACCAGCCTTCCTCTTCGTacccttccccctccccttcctttACCCCTCCCATCCTCCTTGCCTCCATCGTCACTCCCCCACCTCATCAGGAATCTTAGGACCACTGTCCGGGGAAACAAGGACAGCTTCAGCTTACTGCGTTATGACTGGCCTTCCTCTTCGCacccttccccctccccttcccccttCCTTTACCCCTACCATCCTCCTTGCCTCCATCGTCACTCCCCGCCTCGTTAGGAATCTTAGGACCGCTGTCCGGGGAAACGAGGCCATCGCTGATCTTATAGTAGACTATGGTAGAATCGGAATCGGTAATTGCCAGAGTTAGTGCCCTCTTTGCCTGATGTTCTTCGGGAATGACTGCCTTTGATGGGGTCTTCAGGGAACTTTGAAGGTTGCAATGCTCGGTGTCTATGGCAGCAAGAAAATTTCTCAAACTGCAACAATGGAGGTCAAAGatagagggaaaaaaag
Above is a window of Lytechinus pictus isolate F3 Inbred chromosome 15, Lp3.0, whole genome shotgun sequence DNA encoding:
- the LOC129277774 gene encoding tRNA-splicing endonuclease subunit Sen15-like isoform X1, translated to MDSGQNSGTTAVTVDRFSWFSDHPKYHEMLSWGFDDSSQIISALLVYLDLCEGKNWWHMEIHPCWSLRMAYITGKANKKDDFTTVLPLQAKSSLSPASLRNFLAAIDTEHCNLQSSLKTPSKAVIPEEHQAKRALTLAITDSDSTIVYYKISDGLVSPDSGPKIPNEAGSDDGGKEDGRGKGRGKGRGKGAKRKASHNAVS
- the LOC129277774 gene encoding tRNA-splicing endonuclease subunit Sen15-like isoform X2 — translated: MLSWGFDDSSQIISALLVYLDLCEGKNWWHMEIHPCWSLRMAYITGKANKKDDFTTVLPLQAKSSLSPASLRNFLAAIDTEHCNLQSSLKTPSKAVIPEEHQAKRALTLAITDSDSTIVYYKISDGLVSPDSGPKIPNEAGSDDGGKEDGRGKGRGKGRGKGAKRKASHNAVS